From Haloterrigena salifodinae, the proteins below share one genomic window:
- a CDS encoding universal stress protein, which translates to MDHALVVIDDTDAHRELLAEAGQLAHDTGAKLTVLAWITPDQVNETADNLEVIEQMEGTSYSEPDSSSTAEQFAQQIAEEVFDSFDESVEYATDGIVVEESERADEVIATAEDLGSDHLFVVGRRRSPTGKALFGDFAQRILLNFDGTVTIKMD; encoded by the coding sequence ATGGATCACGCACTCGTCGTCATCGACGACACGGACGCTCACCGAGAACTGCTCGCGGAAGCCGGCCAGCTTGCTCACGACACGGGCGCGAAGTTGACCGTGCTCGCGTGGATCACGCCAGATCAGGTCAACGAGACGGCGGACAACCTGGAAGTAATCGAGCAGATGGAGGGGACGTCGTACAGCGAGCCGGACTCGAGTTCCACCGCGGAGCAGTTCGCCCAACAGATCGCCGAGGAGGTGTTCGACTCGTTCGACGAGTCGGTTGAGTATGCCACCGACGGCATCGTCGTCGAGGAGAGCGAGCGCGCCGACGAGGTCATCGCCACCGCGGAGGACCTCGGCAGCGACCACCTCTTCGTCGTCGGCCGGCGACGGTCGCCGACCGGGAAGGCGCTGTTCGGCGACTTCGCCCAGCGCATCCTGCTCAACTTCGACGGCACCGTGACGATCAAGATGGACTGA
- a CDS encoding MATE family efflux transporter: MTRFPNPFRLVILYIGLALARAGLIDRDRAVQTTILAWPRIVTGIARMSKNAVDVAMVGVAVGTAAVAGVGFAGPFWGLAFAIGGGVAGGAIALVSQRYGADATEELGLAVRSSTLLIVVLSVPVTVAFWFVPHELISVLSSNERAIEYGATYLQVVGFGIPFAGLNLVGSRTLVGADDSYIAMQVRAGGALANIGLNAVFIFGFGWGVAGAALGTVLSNVVVTATFAIGISCGRFPGIGEFPVQVDPLGTYLDPGTIRDLIRIGLPIGARNLVWTVAEFPMLSILDIFGENTVAAFVIARRIWGVMNAPGWGFGLASSSLVGQALGRNDEATAEAYGRDIIRFAVATYALSAILIALFAEQIVVLFASDPTSPEIPIAVDLIYAACAAVVFQGVSGAAAGPLDASGDTRIPFASQFLGMFFGSIPLAYLGATTALGYWGLYLAFTAETTIPAAINYWRFRTDKWKSISEAYRPDVAAGDD, translated from the coding sequence GTGACCCGGTTTCCGAATCCGTTCCGTCTGGTGATCCTCTACATCGGTCTCGCGCTCGCGCGGGCCGGTCTCATCGACCGCGACCGCGCCGTCCAGACGACCATCCTCGCGTGGCCGCGGATCGTTACTGGGATCGCTCGGATGTCGAAAAACGCCGTCGACGTGGCGATGGTCGGCGTGGCGGTCGGCACCGCCGCCGTCGCCGGCGTCGGCTTCGCCGGACCGTTCTGGGGACTCGCCTTCGCGATCGGGGGCGGCGTCGCCGGCGGCGCTATCGCGCTCGTTTCCCAGCGGTACGGGGCGGACGCCACCGAGGAACTAGGACTCGCCGTCCGCTCGAGCACGCTGCTCATCGTCGTGTTGAGCGTCCCGGTCACAGTCGCGTTCTGGTTCGTTCCGCACGAACTCATCTCGGTGCTGAGCAGCAACGAGCGGGCGATCGAGTACGGAGCGACGTACCTGCAAGTCGTCGGGTTCGGCATCCCCTTCGCGGGACTAAACCTCGTCGGAAGCCGGACGCTCGTCGGCGCCGACGACTCCTACATCGCGATGCAGGTTCGGGCCGGCGGGGCCCTCGCCAACATCGGCCTGAACGCCGTGTTCATCTTCGGATTCGGCTGGGGCGTCGCCGGCGCGGCGCTCGGGACGGTCCTCTCGAACGTCGTCGTGACGGCGACGTTTGCGATCGGGATCAGCTGCGGTCGCTTCCCCGGGATCGGCGAGTTTCCGGTTCAGGTGGATCCGCTGGGAACGTATCTCGACCCCGGGACGATCCGCGATCTGATCCGGATCGGACTCCCGATCGGCGCCCGGAACCTCGTCTGGACCGTCGCCGAGTTCCCAATGCTCTCTATCCTCGACATCTTCGGGGAGAACACCGTCGCCGCGTTCGTCATCGCCCGCCGCATCTGGGGCGTAATGAACGCGCCCGGCTGGGGGTTCGGACTCGCCTCCTCCAGCTTGGTAGGGCAAGCTCTCGGACGCAACGACGAGGCGACCGCCGAAGCGTACGGACGCGACATCATCCGCTTCGCGGTGGCGACGTACGCCCTCTCAGCGATCCTCATCGCGCTGTTCGCCGAGCAGATCGTCGTGTTGTTCGCGAGCGATCCGACGAGTCCGGAGATTCCGATCGCAGTCGACCTCATCTACGCCGCCTGCGCCGCGGTCGTCTTCCAGGGCGTCTCCGGCGCCGCTGCCGGGCCCCTCGACGCGAGCGGCGACACGCGGATCCCGTTTGCCAGCCAATTCCTGGGGATGTTCTTCGGTTCGATTCCGCTCGCGTACCTCGGCGCGACGACCGCGCTCGGATACTGGGGACTGTACCTCGCGTTCACCGCGGAGACGACGATTCCCGCCGCGATCAACTACTGGCGGTTTCGGACCGATAAGTGGAAATCCATCAGCGAAGCGTACCGACCCGACGTCGCGGCCGGCGACGACTGA
- a CDS encoding ABC transporter substrate-binding protein, producing MQSDQLQRYFIDKEEFESYAVTIEEFEGNTAVLKVRDELTWHNGDPGDPVNADDLYTKLVTDAIIGDTISTLWTDIQRDGDKSVKLTLEGTVNERLFKDGLNYYWLETPHRLYKEYVERWEDATTDDEIADIRSDLRNDSFDESKVKGNGPFQFEERDNRHLKMSLYEHHPDADNINWENWELHKVSTDTASVLLGGEVDGIRNYSAPETVFEQAPDDLLNAQLPALWGHSLPFNHEDDDFSNIRVRQAVSEFIDRQACADNYGRLGQPVEAPSGLVGNIDGQNEPSSRWENKVSDEMVEQLHRYDDPERGRELLRGEGYQKDDGTWYRPNGDPFEMTIKVPAGLTDWHPVYETIVDNLENEGIGTEMQRIEESTYWADHYTAGDYKVASTGWTLQRSSPYYVFDMYYNIDTEFMNLDPENLEAPPIGEPDGELQSVDPRGLMDELLVAQDEEEATDITDRLAWITNQTVPMLQLDEINDPVWFYTDDWEVPDPDSSKYQSKWPLWWFPRNGELQAK from the coding sequence ATGCAGAGCGACCAACTGCAGCGGTACTTCATCGACAAGGAAGAGTTCGAGTCGTACGCGGTCACCATCGAGGAGTTCGAGGGCAATACTGCGGTGCTGAAGGTTCGAGACGAACTCACCTGGCACAACGGCGACCCGGGCGATCCGGTCAACGCTGACGACCTCTACACGAAACTCGTCACCGACGCGATCATCGGTGACACGATCTCGACCCTTTGGACAGATATCCAGCGGGACGGCGACAAGTCCGTCAAACTCACCCTCGAGGGGACGGTCAACGAGCGGCTGTTCAAAGACGGACTGAACTACTACTGGCTCGAGACGCCACACCGGCTGTACAAGGAGTACGTCGAGCGATGGGAGGACGCGACGACTGACGACGAGATCGCCGACATTCGGAGCGACCTCCGCAACGACTCGTTCGACGAGTCGAAGGTGAAGGGGAACGGCCCTTTCCAGTTCGAGGAACGGGACAACCGTCACCTCAAGATGAGCCTGTACGAACACCACCCCGACGCGGACAACATCAACTGGGAGAACTGGGAGCTCCACAAGGTTTCGACCGACACTGCGAGCGTGCTTCTCGGCGGCGAGGTCGACGGGATTCGGAACTACTCCGCACCGGAAACGGTCTTCGAACAGGCGCCCGACGACCTCCTGAACGCGCAGCTGCCCGCGCTGTGGGGACACTCGCTGCCCTTCAACCACGAGGACGACGACTTCAGTAATATCCGGGTTCGACAGGCCGTCAGCGAGTTCATCGACAGGCAGGCCTGTGCGGACAACTACGGTCGGCTCGGACAGCCGGTCGAGGCGCCGAGCGGCCTCGTCGGGAACATCGACGGCCAGAACGAGCCGAGCAGTCGGTGGGAGAACAAAGTTTCCGACGAGATGGTCGAACAGCTCCACCGATACGACGATCCGGAGCGCGGTCGGGAACTGCTGCGCGGGGAAGGGTACCAGAAGGACGACGGCACTTGGTACCGTCCCAACGGCGATCCGTTCGAGATGACGATCAAGGTCCCCGCAGGACTCACCGACTGGCATCCGGTCTACGAGACGATCGTCGATAACCTCGAAAACGAGGGCATCGGAACCGAAATGCAGCGAATCGAGGAATCAACGTACTGGGCCGATCACTACACCGCGGGGGACTACAAGGTGGCGTCGACGGGATGGACGCTTCAGCGATCCAGTCCGTACTACGTCTTCGACATGTACTACAACATCGATACAGAGTTCATGAATCTCGATCCCGAGAACCTCGAGGCGCCGCCGATAGGCGAACCCGACGGCGAACTCCAGTCGGTCGATCCCCGCGGGCTGATGGACGAACTGCTCGTGGCACAGGACGAAGAGGAAGCGACCGATATTACCGATCGGCTCGCGTGGATCACGAACCAGACGGTTCCCATGCTCCAGCTCGACGAGATCAACGACCCGGTCTGGTTCTACACGGACGACTGGGAGGTTCCGGACCCGGACTCCTCGAAATACCAGTCGAAGTGGCCCCTCTGGTGGTTCCCGCGAAACGGTGAGCTGCAGGCCAAGTAA